Genomic window (Leptotrichia sp. oral taxon 212):
TTTCTATTTTACTCACTTTATACCACCTACTCTATTCTGATTCTTGGGTCTACTATACTTAAAATAATATCTGACAGTAAACTTCCTATTAATGTTAAAAATCCAAATAATAATATTAATGCAGTAACTACACTATAATCCCTTGAACCAATAGATGATATAAATAAATTTCCCATTCCGGGATAGCTGAATATTCTTTCTATAAATATTGATCCACTAAGAAGTCCTGTGATTGAATATCCAAAAAATGCAGCTATCGGTAAAATTGAGTTTCTAAATATATGTCTTGAATATACTACATTTTCAGGAACCCCTTTACTTCTCGCCGTTTTTACATAATCAAGTGATTTTGCATCAATTATCTCATTTCTCAGATACTGTATTGTACCTGTTGTAGCAAGCAATGCATATGTTATTGCCGGTAGTAGTATATGATGTATTCTGTCAATAAAATATCTAAATGTTCCAGGTGTCAGACCAATTGTAACTGATCCTGTGGTAGGGAACCATCCTAAAGTATATCCAAAGAACCATACCATTATAAGTGATAATACGAATGTAGGTATAGTATAACTCACATAGTTATATAGTGTAACACCTCTGTCAAGAAGTGAATTCTGATATCTTCCTGAAAGTATTCCCAGAGGTATTGCCAGCATATATGTAAGTGTCATACTGAAAAGTGACAGTATAAATGTATTATTTACCCTCTGTCCTATCAGAGTACTTACAGGCAGTTTATATGTATAGCTCATTCCAAAGTTACCTTTAAAGGCATTTCCCATCCATCTTATGTACTGTACATGCCAAGGATCATAAAATCCTGCTTTTCTTCTCAGTTCTTCCAATACAGCCGGACTTGTCTGAGGCGTTATCAATCCAGTAAAAGGATCTCCCGGCATTTTCTTGGCAAGTATAAATATCAATATACTCAATATGAATAATTGAGGTATCATTACCAATACTCTTCTCAATACTGTTTTCCACATTTTACTTTTCTCCTCCTTTTACCTTATGTGCCAAGGCAACATAATGAGTATCTGTTAATTTCTGCAGATCATATACTTTTCCGTTCTTATCATAATATTCCAGCTCATTTTCCTTATATTCCTTTTCAACTGCAAGTCTTTTTGACTTATTTGACTCCCTGTGATTAGGATTTACTTCAGGAATGGCAGCTATAAGTCTCTTTGTATATATATGCTGTGGATTATTGTAAATATCATCTCTTTTTCCAGTTTCTACAAAACGTCCCCTGTACATTATGGATATATAGTCACACATATGTTTTACAACTCCAAGGTCATGCGAAATAAATAGATAGCTCAATCCAAACTGCTTCTGAATTTCCTTCATATAATTCAGAACTTGCGCCTGAACTGACAAATCAAGAGCTGAAACAGGTTCATCAGCAATAATCAGTTTAGGTTTTATTGCTACTGCCCTTGCAACTCCAATTCTCTGTCTCTGTCCTCCGGAAAATTCATGAGGATATTTATAAAGTGCATCATCAGTCATTCCAACTATTTCAAGAAGCTCAGATACTCTTTTTCTTTCTTCATTGTCAGTAAGATTTTCAAAATTTCTTAATGGTTCAGCTATAATATCTATTATTCTCTTTTTTGGATTTAGACTTGAAAGTGAATCCTGAAATATCATCTGAATATTCTGATTATAATCTGATTTTCTGCTTCTTCTTTTCTCAATTACTTTTCCTTCATATGTAATTGTCCCGTCCTTTATTTTTTCAAGCCCTATAATTGCTTTTCCAATTGTTGATTTTCCTGATCCAGATTCTCCTACAAGACCATATGTTTTTCCTTTCTCTATTGTCAAATCTACACCATCTACTGCGTAAACATGATCTACAATTCTATTAAAAAAACCGCCTCGAATAGGATAATGAACCTTTAAATTCTTTATATCAATAAAGCTCATCTTATATTTCCTCCGATTCATGATTATTTATTTTTTGTCCATTGCTATCGTCGAAATAGAAATTCTTCCAACATGTACATCTTACGAAATGTCCAGGCGAGATTTCATGCATTTCCGGATTTTCTTCATGTTCTTCATTTCCAATCCATGGTATTCTAGGGGCAAATCTGCAGCCTGTTCTCTTTAGATTTTTAAGAGATGGTACTGTTCCCTGTATCACATGCAATGTATCTGTTTCCTGATCCATCTGCGGTATGGAATTCAGTAATGATCTTGTATAAGGATGTTTAGGATTGTTAAACAACTCATCTACAGGAGCCACTTCAACTACCTGACCTGCATACATTACAGCAACTCTATCTGCCATTTCCGCAACTACTCCAAGGTCATGTGTTATCAGTATTATTCCTGCCTGTATTTCTTCCTGAAGCGATTTAAGCAAATCCAGTATTTGTGCCTGTATCGTAACATCAAGTGCTGTTGTTGGTTCATCAGCAATTATAATTGCAGGTTTACATGAAAGCGCTATTGCTGTCATTACACGTTGTCTCATTCCTCCTGAAAGCTCATGTGGAAACTGTCGTGCAACTCTTTCAGGCTTGGGTATTCCAACCTGTACAAGCAATTCCTGAACACGTTCTTTTCTCTGAGCTTTTGTAAGTTTCGTATGATAAATCAGTCCTTCTTCTATCTGTTCTTCCACTCTCATCAAGGGATTTAATGCTGATAAGGGATCCTGGAATATCATTCCTATATCATTTCCCCTAACTTCATTATATTCAGCTTCAGTTAAGGTAAGTAAATTTTTTCCCTTGTAGATGATTTCCCCTTCCAATTTTGTATTTATTGGATTATGTAGTCCGATGACAGATGTTGCAAGTGTACTTTTTCCGCAACCTGATTCTCCAACTATTGCAAGTATTTCGTTTTTATTAAGTTCAAGCGTAACATTGTCTACTGCGGGATAATATTCATCTTTAATACGAAAACTCGTATATAAGTTGTTGATTTTTAACAACGTTTTGTTTTCTTCCACTTTTCTTTCTCCTCTTACTCAAAATTATATTTATTACTATTGTTTATCTTTGATTTTTTTATTATATCACATTTTGATATTTTTAAATACTATTTTTTTAAAAAAACGCCCCTAAATACTAACTCCATTCTTAGTTATATATTTAGAAAGGCGATTTTTCCCCGTTTATATATTTTATATATTTTTTCTATATGCTACATTTATCTTTTTTATTTTCATAGCTTTTATCATTATTTTTTCCTTTAAAGTACCCCTATACTTTATTTTTTACTTAAAACTGTCTTTTCATTTTTTATACTTGAAGCTATCCCAACTATTCAGTTACTTTTTTTCTTAATATTCCCAAAATTACTGCTGAAACCAAACTTCCAACTAGTATTGCCAGCAGATACAGGAAGAAATTATTACTTAATGCCATTACAAGTATTCCTCCATGAGGAGCAGGTATTTTTATCTGAAATAATCCTACTAATGCACCTGCTATCGCCGAACCAATTACACTCGCCGGAATTACTCTCGTAGGATCTGCCGCCGCATATGGGATTGCTCCTTCCGTTATAAATGATAATCCCATTATGTAGTTAGTTAATCCTGCTTCTCTTTCCTGTGCAGTAAATTTATTCTTAAATATTTGCGAAGCCATTGCAATTGCTATTGGAGGTACCATTCCACCTGCCATAACTG
Coding sequences:
- a CDS encoding ATP-binding cassette domain-containing protein, which produces MSFIDIKNLKVHYPIRGGFFNRIVDHVYAVDGVDLTIEKGKTYGLVGESGSGKSTIGKAIIGLEKIKDGTITYEGKVIEKRRSRKSDYNQNIQMIFQDSLSSLNPKKRIIDIIAEPLRNFENLTDNEERKRVSELLEIVGMTDDALYKYPHEFSGGQRQRIGVARAVAIKPKLIIADEPVSALDLSVQAQVLNYMKEIQKQFGLSYLFISHDLGVVKHMCDYISIMYRGRFVETGKRDDIYNNPQHIYTKRLIAAIPEVNPNHRESNKSKRLAVEKEYKENELEYYDKNGKVYDLQKLTDTHYVALAHKVKGGEK
- the opp4B gene encoding oligopeptide ABC transporter permease encodes the protein MWKTVLRRVLVMIPQLFILSILIFILAKKMPGDPFTGLITPQTSPAVLEELRRKAGFYDPWHVQYIRWMGNAFKGNFGMSYTYKLPVSTLIGQRVNNTFILSLFSMTLTYMLAIPLGILSGRYQNSLLDRGVTLYNYVSYTIPTFVLSLIMVWFFGYTLGWFPTTGSVTIGLTPGTFRYFIDRIHHILLPAITYALLATTGTIQYLRNEIIDAKSLDYVKTARSKGVPENVVYSRHIFRNSILPIAAFFGYSITGLLSGSIFIERIFSYPGMGNLFISSIGSRDYSVVTALILLFGFLTLIGSLLSDIILSIVDPRIRIE
- a CDS encoding ABC transporter ATP-binding protein, with the protein product MEENKTLLKINNLYTSFRIKDEYYPAVDNVTLELNKNEILAIVGESGCGKSTLATSVIGLHNPINTKLEGEIIYKGKNLLTLTEAEYNEVRGNDIGMIFQDPLSALNPLMRVEEQIEEGLIYHTKLTKAQRKERVQELLVQVGIPKPERVARQFPHELSGGMRQRVMTAIALSCKPAIIIADEPTTALDVTIQAQILDLLKSLQEEIQAGIILITHDLGVVAEMADRVAVMYAGQVVEVAPVDELFNNPKHPYTRSLLNSIPQMDQETDTLHVIQGTVPSLKNLKRTGCRFAPRIPWIGNEEHEENPEMHEISPGHFVRCTCWKNFYFDDSNGQKINNHESEEI